From one Mytilus edulis chromosome 1, xbMytEdul2.2, whole genome shotgun sequence genomic stretch:
- the LOC139519961 gene encoding toll-like receptor 4 — protein sequence MTLSKNCFKYLPKLRHLSLKGNTFTKFPDISSIRSLQILNATFINGMTFYHQSSSLENLAYLDLSGPSSCKPKSLNKHTFSALPSLLYLDVSNIDLGSIMKETFSQMKYLQYLDISYNTRLGFVGVENVTQDLPNTSIRVFKFQKIVPTFSMNQMLMKDQMKPLNGTKIREIYADSNRIQLVEIGAISYLPNTIEKISIGENWLSYGPYIFELQKLSTKVINASFLAWSHDPREEDTGWCVSGENSLEIDTNFNKCVSSDHGTLVSGVTKHISPLKLDYFKTVNLPKNLKELYYTSCKLQFEIPKLNFSKNVLEKVDFSSNIFYSLKGPLVNLKHLSYLDLSNNFCSNISTVFFSGSPNIKTLKLQNNLLGFILPKDKGGEIFNHLVHLETIDLSENKISAIPRLLFRSQVNIRNIRLASNLIERLHFQIEHMVKLSFIDLSNNAIMFLKTEETAELDKAAERSGNLTIDISGNPIQCTCNNINFIKWIAATKILLKNLKSYSCLLNNQTKTTLKHRNALLKMLEKECSTYVGLILATVSLVVMFIIVVISGLIYRYRWKLRYLYFMTKFKFNRRPNLLDLSYDYDAFVSYAEEDLHFVHETFLTNIEEGAELRVCLHKRDFLVGNEIAANITDAIHRSRKTICIITNHFLNSYWCMFEFNMARMESIYSRDGENIVYLIFLEQIPSKALPLVLLELVQSQSYVEFPNDEYGNPLFWENLKKVMSD from the coding sequence ATGACATTATCaaaaaactgttttaaatatcttccaaaattACGACATCTATCCTTAAAAGGAAACACTTTTACAAAGTTTCCTGATATATCTTCAATTCGATCACTGCAGATTTTGAATGCTACCTTTATCAACGGAATGACCTTCTACCATCAATCTTCATCTCTTGAAAATCTAGCCTACTTAGACTTATCTGGTCCTTCGTCGTGTAAGCCAAAATCATTGAACAAGCATACATTTAGTGCTCTCCCGAGTTTGCTTTATTTAGATGTATCAAATATTGACTTGGGTAGTATCATGAAAGAGACGTTTTCACAAATGAAATATTTGCAGTATTTGGACATATCTTATAACACAAGACTGGGATTTGTGGGAGTTGAAAATGTTACACAGGATTTACCGAATACATCCATACGAGTTTTCAAATTTCAGAAGATAGTTCCAACATTTTCTATGAATCAGATGCTAATGAAAGATCAGATGAAGCCTCTTAATGGAACCAAAATAAGAGAGATTTATGCGGATAGTAACCGTATTCAGCTGGTTGAAATAGGAGCAATCAGCTATTTACCAAACACTATAGAGAAAATTTCCATTGGTGAAAACTGGCTATCTTATGGACCTTACATATTTGAATTACAAAAACTCTCTACAAAAGTAATAAATGCTTCATTTCTTGCCTGGTCACATGATCCTCGAGAGGAAGACACTGGTTGGTGTGTATCTGGAGAAAATTCATTGGAAATTGATACAAACTTTAATAAATGTGTCTCATCAGATCACGGAACTCTAGTCTCAGGAGTTACGAAGCACATATCCCCTTTGAAGCTAGATTACTTCAAAACCGTTAATCTCCCTAAAAATCTAAAAGAATTATATTACACCAGTTGTAAATTACAATTTGAGATTCCAAAACTTAATTTCAGTAAAAATGTACTGGAAAAGGTAGATTTTTCTtctaacatattttattcattgaaaGGTCCTTTGGTCAATCTAAAACACTTAAGTTACCTTGATTTATCAAACAATTTTTGTTCGAATATTTCTACAGTATTTTTCTCAGGTTCTCCAAATATCAAGACACTAAAGCTTCAAAATAATCTATTAGGATTTATTTTGCCAAAAGACAAAGGAGGtgaaatatttaatcatttaGTACATTTAGAAACCATTGATTTATCGGAAAACAAAATTTCGGCCATACCACGTTTACTCTTTAGATCGCAGGTCAACATAAGGAATATCCGTTTAGCAAGTAATTTGATTGAAAGACTACACTTCCAAATTGAACATATGGTAAAACTCTCTTTTATAGACCTTTCAAACAATGCTATTATGTTTCTCAAAACTGAAGAAACTGCTGAACTTGACAAAGCAGCAGAGAGAAGCGGCAATCTTACAATAGACATAAGCGGGAATCCAATCCAATGCACATgcaataatataaattttatcaaatggatAGCTGCAACTAAGATTCTTCTGAAAAACTTAAAATCGTATTCCTGTCTGCTCAATAACCAAACAAAAACTACACTCAAACACCGAAACGCGCTTTTAAAAATGCTTGAAAAAGAATGTTCCACATATGTTGGTTTGATATTGGCTACTGTGTCTTTAGTTGTTATGTTTATTATTGTTGTAATAAGTGGACTTATATATAGATATCGGTGGAAGCTGAGATACCTGTATttcatgacaaaatttaaattcaaCAGAAGGCCAAATTTACTTGATCTCTCATACGACTATGACGCCTTTGTTTCCTATGCCGAAGAAGATCTGcattttgtacatgaaacatTTCTTACCAACATTGAAGAAGGAGCAGAACTTCGAGTGTGTCTCCATAAGCGTGATTTTCTTGTTGGAAATGAAATTGCTGCCAACATAACTGATGCAATACACAGAAGTCGTAAGACAATTTGCATAATCACtaatcattttttaaattcatattggTGCATGTTTGAATTCAACATGGCTCGGATGGAGAGTATTTACTCTCGAGACGGAGAgaatattgtatatttaattttccTGGAACAAATTCCCTCAAAGGCTTTACCTCTGGTTTTATTGGAACTCGTACAGTCACAATCGTACGTAGAATTTCCGAATGATGAATATGGAAACCCTCTCTTTTGGGAGAATTTGAAGAAAGTAATGTCTGATTAA